The DNA window ACATAGTCCTTCTCTTCGAAATACAGGTAGCTTTTGAACTTAATCAGTGCCTGTTGGTACAATAACATCAACGGGAGTGAATGGAAAAATGTCCTATTTAGAAAGactgcattattcattttaaccattaattattttttcaatgctCCTGTCTTTTCTTCCCAAATTCAGTAAATACCATCATATTCATCAGCACTCAATACAGCAACTTCCACTATTAATTAAGGAGAGGACATGAaagcctgtgctctcctctgaaacatgtCAGCCACCGCTTCTCATCACACTGCAGTTTGCAAGTCAGGCGTGAGCCGGACTGAACTCcacaccagaccatggggacCGTCTATACACTTAAACAGGATGGGCCACCCAGAAGCTCCACTTAAACCGCTGTTCTTGGACATATCTCAAATACCAAGGACATGATGTGCTATTTTTTGGATCACTGGTTCAAATTGAAAGGTTTGGGGACAAAATGAATGACTCCGCCTTAGCATCTGTATAGCACCTCTCCTAGCCAAAGCGAGTGTAATACCTTGTCCTTGTAGGTGTCGGGCAGGGCCTTGGCAGTCTCTGTGTTCTCTGGGAGCTCGATGAAGAAGCCCAGGATGTCCCCCTGCCCGTAGCCGTCTGAATAGTGCTTCCCTACGGACTGGTGGAAGCGGGTTCCCTTCTTACTGCGCCAGGAGTAGCTGAACTTATCGTAGCCCAGCGGGGCCTGCAGGTTACCTGTGACCACAGAGAGCTCCATCAGCAAACAGGCACTCCCCTTTCCGGAAGCATCCGCCCATTCTACAGCATTTCACGATTAGAAACGATAAGCTATTTTTTCTGCATAGCAATGCAAGATACCACAAGATGTGCAAGGTGGCTGGCTTCTAGTTTTACATGCTTGTATTTTTCATACCAGCCATTGTATTCTACATGTGTTCAAGtaaattttagtttattttattattatcattttttgaaTCATTACTGTGCATACAGCCTGGGTGACGGTGTGTGCGTTCAGACGGGGAGACGCTGACCTAGAGGCTGGGACCAGCCCAGCCTGGCCGCTGTATCGGGGGGCATCTCGTCGATGGACACCTCAAAATACCAGGAGCCCTTCCTCACTCCGTGGGACGCCCGCACCATGGAGTAGCCCTTCTCCCCAGTGACTGTCAGACGGTCATCCGAAATCTTCAGCTGGGGAGCTgtgcaccaaacacacacacacacacacacacacacacacagaccacaagcTGAGACACCTCTTCCTCTAACGTGGTCACAGATGGAAACATTCatgctctcctctcttctctccattTTATTGAGCAAGAGGGTTTAATAAGTCATTGTTTAAATACCATTTTCAAAGACTTTAACTGTCAGCCAGCAAGGTCTTTCATCTTTTATTCTCTGATTTGGTTACGTGGCATTTTCAGAAGATGGAAGTTTCATGAATAGGCTCCTCTGCATGCAGAATGCAgcatggaagtgtgtgtgtctgtacgtgtgtgtatgtggtgtgtgtgtgtgtatatatatgtgtgtgcgtgtgtgtgtgtgtgtgtatatgtgtgcgtgtgcgtgtgtgcatacctCGGTCATGCAGGGCGAGTAGGACTCTCTCGTACAGGCAGGCTCGGTACAGGTCCCCAGGAATGGGCTTCCCCGCCCAGCAGTCCAGCTCCAGCTTCTCTGGGTCCGGCGCGTGGGGGTCTGGTTCCGCCAGGATGTAGCGGTACCCGTCCTTGTTGAAGGGGTGCTCCAGGGGGTACCCATGGGGGGGCAGACGCTGGGCAGAAAAGAGTGGGTCGCTGCGGAAGACAGACAAGAGCAAACGACCTGAGCACTGAGTATCTGAGAGGTAAAAGCCAGCATGAAGCAATGTTAACTCATTATGGACTGactgcacatttaaaatttacatACAACAGAATCTGGCAAAGCTTATGCATCATCTCTCATTCATTTGTTCAAAAATCAGGCTGCAGACTATTAAGCCCAAGTCTAATAATATCTATGAGACATCAGGAAGGTAAGCTCCATCCCCAGGGgtgcagttggggggggggtcccagacAGGCCTACCTGCGAGTTCTCTTGGCGGCACCCGTCGTGcccccctcctgctgctgctgcttgcgTTTGGCTCCACGGCCTTTCCCCGTCCCGCCAGGAGCCagagcacctttcatacagacaCAGTTCAGCAGGTGGGCCCTAGACCACAGGCAATgtgaacgcacgcacacacgcacgcacacacacacacagcccaagctgcaaacacacacgagtctcacacacagacgcacgcacacagcccAAGCTGCAaacacagatgtgcacacacgcagCCATGTATGCAAGAGAAAGCACACACCGAGTGTGTAGCAGAACAGTATTCATCTTTACTCGCTGGTCTGCGTATGTCACACAAGtgcaaaataaagtattttgattcaaattacatttctggTTGCAATTTCAAGCACAGTAGGTTGTAATCAAGTCTAATAGTTAATCCCTGTGAACAGAGaaatctgcttttttttgaaaattgaattttcaATACATTCGATTAGTTTTACTCCACCCTTCctgtatttaaactgacagAGGGTGGCAACACGATTCATTGTCAAACCCAATACCCGCTAGACAAAAAACAGAGCCATATGCAATGGGCTTCCCAACCACTGTAAAACAACATGCAGCTGACTCTGGGTAAACCCATTCAGTTGGGGAAAGGGTTacaggttttgggggggggggggaaacagcaAACTCAGACAGAGTAGAAGACAAGGGCAAAGAATCCAGGATTTATGGACATACGTGTGCATGTGGACGCTGGGTCACAGACTGAAAGCCAACCCACAGAACAAGAACACAGGCCACATTACCAGGTTATTACTGCAATTGGCATTTTAGTTCATGGATTACAGTTTCGATCAGATTCCATTTCACCAAAACCCACGATCCAAATTAATTATATGAATTGATTTATATGTTAGCACATCACGGTAACACATATTATGATGCATAGAACTGTATTTGGAtatcttttaaacatttatttcatttgcatatatttatatCAAATATACAGAtagagaaaaaattaaatactgtgGCTGAAAGACAGCCAGAATTTCAGTGTTAATGATGTGAAGTGGCCAAAAAATCTTTAAAGACTTTAAAATGCACAAGATACCTAGGGGAGAAAAAGTCTTATCCTTGATAACAATACTTAAAACATTAAGCAGTGAGttcctgaaaaatgaaaatccacaaactaaaataacagaggaagaaaaataacacaaatggaGCACTAGTCAAGTCTGGCAAGTTTGAAAGAGGGAAGGCCAACACCACACCTTTAAACTTCTTATTCCTCAGCTATTTGGTAATTCTGCCCAATTAACAAATTATCACCTGAGCagataattgcatttcattgttttttttttttttactggagtaTTTAACCCACAGATGGCCGGAAAGATACATTTAAGATTTATAACCACTTAACATTTCTAAAGGTTAATATTGAAGGCCCTCCTGTTTCCACTTGCCAGTAAATGAAGTGCCAAAACCTATAAGCAGTTCAGCTCCGTTTAATTTCTGGGGCTCAAACGAGCCAATCAAGTGCATTGATTTCTGGCGTGGAATGCAGAAAGTATGGAGTCactgatactgtgtgtgtgtgtgtgtgtgtgtgtgcgcgtgcgtgtgtgtatgtgtgcttgtgtgtatgtgcgcgtgcgtgcatgcaagcatgcaggcgtgtgtgtgtgtgtgagtctgtgtgtgactgtgtgcgtgtgtgcgtgtgtctgtgtgtgtctgtgtgtgtgtttgcgtttagcagcagcagcaatagaAGGCAGcaaacagagacacagggatTAGTGTGGGCACTGGGGAGGCTCAGGGGTGACCAAGCCCAGGAAAGGCAAGCAAAATTAAATCACAATCAACCGCTAAATTAAAAAGACACAAGCGACTTGTGGAGCATAAAATGGCCTTAAGGTCCAGTAGCTAAAACACTGTATATTCACCTGCAAAGGCTGATCCACCTGGAACACAACGTACAGCTGTTTAGGGCAGCCACCATTAATGCAATTAGATATTTCCAAACACTGATATCAAACACTGAACACCTAAAGTAATCATAATAATTTGTCATTAAGAGCACAATGCACAACAAAGGTAACACTGTGGTGTTAACTAGGAGTTATGGAGAGCAAATGGTCTGCAGGATTGTGTTCCCATGCTGCACAATATGAAACTGTATTGGCCACTTTGTTTTGAACCATAACCAAACACTCGTCTCGATGAAGGCCTAAAGTTTCTCTCATGGTTCATTAATAAAAGACGCTTGTGGCAACTCTCCTTAAAATGTAGTAGTGGTTGCCCACAAGCTATTATAAGCCACTTTAAAGTCCAGTTCAGACAAAAGATTAGCAACGCCAGAAGCCGCAACTGCTAACTCATTGCAACATTCCAATACTCGTCACCTGTGATTAGACAAGTTGAATCGTTGAATTGCAAAGGCAAGCGATGGGATCAGACTTTTTGAGACGGGTGGTTCACACTGCTACGACACTCTAAAACGGTTTTGTGAACCTTTGGTCTGAACTGAGCTCAAGAGTCATCCAGTCTACATATACGGACTCTTACAATCACAGAAAAACGTCCCATGCATGATCCGAATGTGCACACCTGAACACAGGTAAATGCGAGCATCCATAAAGTTACGTTGAATAAAAATGGTGTTGGATAGGAAGTGCAAAACAGAGGCCTTACCGTTCAGTCCACCCGGAGTTGCGACAGAAGTTGTTTGTTTCTGATTGTCGTAAGAGGGTCCAATATTGGCGAGATCCTGCAAATGACATCGCAAGAGGGAAAGACACCAcccacataaatataaaaatttctttaaaaagctgAACAATTTTGAGCTTTGTCATCACGTAAATAACCATTAAGTTCTATACTGAAATataccagattttttttttcttcccaggCCAGGCAAAGCTAAAGATTTAtaataaatttcaaaataacatgAAAGGTGACCTTCAGACACTGTAGACTGTGCATGAAttgagacaaaaacaaaaactgtttgtgaTAATGTAGGAACAGCCATCTACCATTTATACATGAGAAACAATTTCAGCATTAACGCCAAAGTTTTACAAAGACAAAgagcaaaatgtgtttgttttggggtgCTACCTGGTCAAGGAGTCCAAACTTGGGGTAGTCCTCTTCCGCGTCCTTGCTTCCGGGATCAGGGTGCTCTTTAACCAAAAAAACATCCCGCTCTTTGCTCTGAAATCAGACATGCAGCAGATGCACTTCAGCACAGGCGTTTCgttgctaaaataaaaaacttgtcAGACAGCGAAACAGTATGGGTAGAGGAGCTCACCATGGTCTTCACAATGTTATTTGGCCAGGTCAGTTTCCCAGGTCTCTGCCTGGTGGTCATGCACTCCCAGTACTTATCAATGAACGGGATAATGTCCTAGAGGGGAGGGAATTCAACACACAAACGTCCTCAGAAGCCCGCTAATGGGACACTtacacatttactttttttattttattaatttttttatttaacctttatttaaccaggttagtctcactaagattagaaatctctttttcaagagagacctggccaagaaagcagcagtcgattagacacaacaaaatttcaacattttactAGGAAATGTGTAACATCAATGAGTCTGTGCACATTTCATTAACGTCAATTCAACTAGGGTCTACAATTTTGTGGGGGAGTGGAAGCAGGGTAAATACAGCCTCTCACAGCAACAGTGACAGATCCCTTAAAAACCTGATTTAAAAACGAGAGTGTAAACTTAAAGAAAACCTTGTCCTTGACACCACACGCTCACCTTGTCTTTGGAGAACATGGTCTTTGGGTGCTCGTCCTGAGTCCGAGACCGCCATGTCAGGTTAGCCAGAGCAGTGAGGCACATCTCCTTCAAATCTGGGGGGGAAAAGTGATTCTCTATAACGGTTCTGATCCAGGAACCCCCACCCAAGTTATTACATTTCAAGCTTAAACAGATTTTAAAGTGATGCACGTCTGACTCATTGCCATTGCATTGTCTTTGAACTCTCAATCtgccacaaatgttttttttttttttttaatgaccagTTGTACAGTATCAACATTTAGGACTTTCTTCTAGGCAGATATCAGGGCATATTCAGATCAAAACCAAGGTTGCCAGATAGGCCTTCTTCATTTTCGGGAAACAACCAAGCTAATGTATATAGAAATTTAAGACAGCACAGAAATCTGATGTCCTCTACGGGTATAGATATCTGACATCCTTGATGCGTTTCCAAGATATGTCATTCAATacatccagatttttttttgtattacttACTGGCTTGTTTCCTCAGGAAGTAGGTGTTGCCACTGTGATGGCACACATTGCAGTGAAACACATAGTTGGTCATGAATGCAAGACAAgttctgcaggaaaaaaaaggagaaggcATATAATCGCCAGCAGCTGAATAAACATGGACTACACAAAGCAGCTTCATCAGACGTTATATTTCCATCCGTTCTACGCAAACTTCCCATAATGCCCGTGGACAGAAAGCCACAGAGGGGGTGGGTACTTACGACGTGTCGATTCCAAACGTGTCGGCGGTGAACCACTTCATACAGAGCGCACACTGCAGCTCCACCTCCCCGAGCTGCCGTCCGTTGTCCTCGTCCCCCGAAGCGGTCTGAGCATCTGCTGCTTCCGACCCTTCTCCAGCGGTGTCCTGTACATAGTCGGGGGAAAGATTCTGTCACTCCACTGAGTTCTACATAAAACCCATTGCCCATTCTATTAGATAGAATACTATTCCATCTTTAAGACATGAAATATCAAGGCCATAAatgttaattcattttaaattaattttattttttacagtgccataaaaaagtatttactaCCCTACCTGATTTCCACTATTATTGCATAATTGTCACACTGGTGACAGCAAAGTATCCCTACACCATCACATTCACTACCAACACCACGTTTGACTTCGGCCACTTTGGGattactgtgaaatgctacATTTTTGCACAGCAAATACTTTATCACGGCACTGTACAGTGAAATACAACGTCCGTTAAAAAAGGCTGAATGGTGTGAGAGAAAATGTCACTGCTCATATTTTGGCTAAATACCATAGCTTCTTTGCCATTTGAGGATTCTGTGTCCATGTTGGTTGTCAAGTCTCCAAATGCTGCATCACTGAAATAAGAAACGTCATTTAGCTTGCTCGTTAACATTGCTATTTGGGAAATTACGATAAAGTGTTTGCATTACCCATTTGCACGAAAATTATAAGCAACACTGTTACAGTACAGTAGCGACTAAATTAACAgagccattattattattaccaagTTCTCAGCATTAGCTGTGGCTTCCCAAGAAATATGAATGTACACAAGTGAACACCAAGTATCAACACAATTTAACATGTACGGTTGGAATACGATGCTTTTAAGACATATCGATAGATATCTATTTGCTATAAACAAACCGCAAAGAAGCTAGCTAGCCCTACGTTAGCTTAACTTGTAACGTCGTTTGCTAGTCTAGCTAATGAATGCTGTTTTCATTCAATGAATAGCTACCAAGCAGAGCCCCGATGCAGGTCGGAAGTTAGGAAACCGCCATTGATTATTTTCGCGTGTCCGCTATGTGAACGAAAAATAAATTCTATGAATTTATAGCAACAGGCGTAATGAAACAGCTAGCTTATTCTTTGTGCTTACCCCTCTCCAGCCTCAGTTTCAACTAAAGGCGCACTATCTCCCTCGCCTTCTGTCGCCATTTTTCAAACAACAGTAGCTACTGCTTCACGCGAGATTTAGAACAGCAAGTATCGCGAAATTGTGACAGGACTACAaattatgtagttttttttccccacacaccaCTGAATCTTAAAACTTGTGCAAACGCTTGAAGAGAATTAGTCATATcttttccaaattaaaatgtaatatcaaatgTAGAGAAAGAAAGTAAAATTTGACCAACGTAAACTTTTATGAACATTCTATGAGTTAATAGAAATATCGGGGAAGCTATTACCTGTAAAACTagggataaaagaaaaaataaaacaaaaaaattacattatatttaaaatgagaatagTTATTTCTGAAGTATGTCTTATAAGAATATGACAATGGTTGTAGTCATTTAAATTGGATTAAGGAGCAATTATCGAAATCATTATATTATGAGAATGTGCCAAGATCACATGATTTTGGGAATGACATTGCAAAGGGTTTGTAGATCACAATATCCATACTGCTTCACAAATGGCCCTATGTGTTTTGCGATCTCCTTTCCTTTACAAACAATGTCTCGCTTAAGGTCTGTAttgttgtctttaaaaaaaatgaaaatgcacatccACACCTTACAAATGATATACACGGTTGAACTACAAACGCAGTCCATGtagttttttaatgaaaacaaacctGCAAACTTTATTTCCACACAATGCTTCCACATGAAATCCTAATGGCCTTATGTACTAATATCATGGAAAATGTATGGCATATTTGCACAAGAAACCATAAGGTATTATTAATAGGACAAATACCTGTTTTTCTCGGTAAAACGTATTGAATAAATGGGTTAGATGGTTGTGACTGATTGTGTGGGATACCCTGGTAGGTTAATTTCTGAACATTCAGTAATAAGCAATATTGCAGCCTTGCCTAGAACGAGAGTGTAGATTAACCCTGAATTCACTGATCTTTTACTTTCGTTTgagctttaaaaatattacttcacaGGCAGTACTGGATCAATAAATCTGCAGACACTTTGCGCAGCATGACCGTGTAACAGAAATCCGGAAGTTTAAAGAGAGGAAACTACGACTCCCAAGCTCACCCTGGAAATTACTGTAACTATCGAAGGGGGAAGGGAAGCAGAGATTGGAGGGAGTGAaactgaggtaaaaaaaatctgtgatttAATATCAGAAATAAGAAATTTAACAATAGAAATATTCAGAAGGGTGGAGgaaagtgtattttaaaatgctttgacGACAGCTAAGGAATATCTATGCCAAGTATTACATTACCAAAGGAAATGCATTATAGCTAACGGTACTAGTAGCTCTCATAGAGATTGTGCAGATTTAACGTTACGCGGCTAGCTGTTAACATCAGTTAGCTGCTGAAATTGGTCAAAATGTTACACCATATGATGTGCATTTTTACATAGATGATATGTGGTTTATGCAAATTTATGAGTTCGGCGGAGAGGCTGAAACAAACCTATTTGTTAATTTCAGTGTATTTCGTAAGCAAAAATGGGAACGCTAGCGTATGTAGCTTGCTAGCTCTTATAAGGGGAAAATCATTTTCCAAACCGTTAgttggctaatgttagctagctggttAGCATAGTTAGcgagttactttttttttttttttttttttagcttatgACAACTCCCGAGTTTGTGCGAACGTTATGttcgttagctaatgttagGCAGCGAGGTTAACGTCATTATCTAACACTAGAACAGATTTAGATCGTGCGTAGTTATATTTAGAAGCTAGCTTGACCGCTTGCTGAGTTGCAGTAGAACGTTCGTTAGTCTATGTATTGAGTAGTGTTTAGTAACTTAATAACGTTGAAGCAAGTTAACCTTAAAATTTCTATGGTTGACAGTTCGACAGTGAGCTAACATTCTAAGTGAGCTAACGTTACTAATATTTTGTCTCAAACAACGAAGTAGAAGTAAAAACTTAAATTGTTGTGTGCTTAAGCTAGCAGCTGGTATGCTTAAAACATTCTAAGCCATATTGGCTTGCAAAAGTGGTTTTTTGTTGGCTGGTGCTAAGTAATGAATTCTCCCTCTGTCGTGGTGAACCATGTATTATAGGGTTGTGTGCGATTTTGCGAGCGAACTGTGTAATCATTATACGTCTGCAGTGTGGTGTACGTTAGTGATTAAGTCAGCAGAGCTTGAAACTAGAAGGTTGGAGATTTGATAACCAGGCCGGTTGCCGTTCTACCCCAATATGCTTGGTCGTCAAGGTTCTAAAAACGCACAGAATCAAGCAGTTTGTCGTGCTCAAAAATGATTTGACCGTTCTAACGCTAGCTTCAGCAAATTATTAGAAAAAACATGCGACCTACTTTTAATTTAGTACTGTCCCCAGTGTTACGATCAATGATTATTATTcctaatgtgtgtgttttttttttttgtttttttgtttttcaaatcgAGTGcattctcatttctcatttctcccTGAACTCATTTGCAGAAGCCCCCAAGAGGCCAACTTGACCTGGCCTTTTCTTGGGACGTCTGCCTCCTTGTTGGTCGGGCTCCATCATGTTGGCAGTCCTGCTGAAATAACCATagctctttctctccattttcttGGCGGTGGACTTCAACGAAGCTGCTGACAAACCGTAattctccaggaacatggtgtAAGACCAGGAGAACGTGAGGGCAGATTTATAAATGGGCCCTGAGCAAGTGTAAGTGAATCTCCATTTTGAAGTCAGCCGGAGGCACCAGTGCAATGAGCTTGTTCGGTGCGGGAAGGACACGCCCCCTGACCCAGAATCCTTTTCTCTCAGATGGCACAGCTGAGCAAATCCAGTGACATCGCAGGGAATCcggggagggaggaaaggaaggCGGTTCTCTGGCACCTCGTGCTCTGATGACAGACTGATACACATCTTCAGGGGCCTGGACAGAAGGACGGTGGGCGGCGGTTTATCTCCCTGGCAGCCTGCACTCTCGCCCTGTTGGCCTCAGGTGTGAAAACGGGCACCGGGGTTCGCACTGGTCACTGCTCCAGAGCACTGGCACGGAGACGTGGATGGCTCGCCATGCGGACGCCAGCTCTCGCACCTGTCCCggctctgcctcctcctcctcagaggTGACTGGCACATGTTGAGCGAGCGCTCAGCGGCGTAATCCATCAGAATCACTTCACAGCTCCGCGGGTCAGGGCCGGCTCTACAGAGGCTGCGAGCGGAGGGGCCGAGGGAGACGCCGAGCGACACGCACCCTCCCGCTCGGGACGCTATGCGCTGCCACGCGCCCGCGCGCCCCCTGGGCTCGGACAGAGAAGGCGGGCTTTAGGAGGCAGCTGCCATCGCGGGCTCGGGCCATGGAGGGGGACACGGTCGTCGCGGCGCACGCAGCGGTACGTACCCCGACCCCCGGGATAAGCTCCAGGGTTTAACCTTCTGCTCAATTTTGTGAGTCCCGGTTAACCTGGGACGGGCTGGCTTCCGTGCCTTCGGAGGCAGCGTTTTGGTGCTCTGTCATGAGGTCACTTTCACTGTGCGCCTTCATGGACTCACAGTTAATGTAATTCTGTACCGGTGCAGGCGCCCGATTCAGCTCCCTCCCACGTACGCATGAGAGCAAACAGATTGCACAGCGAAGCTCGCGTAGCCTGGATACCGAGTCGTCCGTTATGGTACGATATGCTGAGGCGGGGAAATGAGGAAGTAAAATGTAGCAGCCAAGCTCTTCCTCCACACCTGTGCTGCTCTGAGCCCCTGAGGTAAACCGTTTGCCCTCTGTGCAGCAATAATCTAGCCTTCCTCTCTGAACCCGTGCCAGACCACAAGGTGAGAGTGCAACTGCTACATCCTTACTCTGCCCGTGCCAAGTACATACAGTTCTCTCGGGCTCCATAAGGTGCAGCCATAAGGCGACATCGATACGTGCATgttgtgtctgtgggtttttgtaaataaagttttgtttttttccataaaaatctCAGTGTCCCTTAAAATGTACAGCAGTTTGCTTGTAGtttcctgcatttttctgaatgttttaatgCTGTTACTGTGACGCAGTttaagatgaaaatgaaaatttctgtataaatacaatttgtttattcttgttcttcttattattattagtattattattacagcttgaaatactttttaaaatttagcatTGGATTCTCAGAGGAAGTTTTCAGTTGGATGTACAAACAACACACCACTGATTTCTAAGTGCTTTCTTAAAGCTGTCTCAGTGCCTTTATGTTTACCTGTGAGGTGTGTTCTTTAGGTACAGCAGAACATGGACGTGCACATGTTGCTATGGAGATTGTTATGGAGCAGTTATAACAGAAAGCCATTTGTGTTCCATTGCTGTCGCCCGCGTCGGGCATCTGGCAATGAACTGCAGGGTTTGAACGGCTTATCGCAGGAGGGCACGCCGGTGGAAGACCTAACCAACGGCCGCCCCAATCACAAGCGCGTGAGTACGCGGTcagtctggagagagagagaaaccgcaGCTTGAGATATACAATGGAAAGAGGAATCTCCCGtctgtttaaataatatttacattttcagttaaGGGAAGTTAAGGGTTCACTCCAGGCTGCGCGGGCTGCAGGAACGGCTGTGGCTGTTGCAGTCATGGTCTCCCAGTGCGCGCAGGGCTCTGATCTTTCTCACTGCCCACAGGGACTGAATGGCTTGACCCCGGAAGGCCACAAGGACCATGCGAACGGCAACTCGTTGCTCAAGTCTCTACCGGTGAGTGTGCGAGCAGTGTGTGTCAGAAGGTTAAGGTTCAGCCCAGGCTGTATGCGCCCCATAGCCCGTATACAGACTTTGGAAGCAGACCCTACAAATGCAAAGGGATTTTGGCTGCaaagggagttttttttttttttttgctattctATTGAGATGAAATGTCTTGGTGCTTCTTTTTCTGTGCGTAGATTTCGGCTCTGAAGCAGAATGGCCTGTTGCAGTCTCTCTCAGCGGGAGGAGAGCTACAGCAGACGGAGGGTAAGTTCCCCACTGCGTCCCGCTCCGAACTGAAAGCAGAActaactttctctctctttattcttttaactcataaaatattaactgtGCATGCCTGCAACTAATCAATTAGCTGAATATGCTTTCAAAGTATGACAGTGCTTGATAATTCTGATTGCGCCCTGTGCTATTTTTATGAATAGATATAGATAAACAATCAAAGTACAGTATGATATTATTAGCCTATTTCATTAACTTGAAATTTTAagtgagagtttttttttcatactaaAAGCAGCAATGTTCCTTTACTACCCACTACAGAAGGATTTGATTTTGGTCACCATGTTTA is part of the Anguilla anguilla isolate fAngAng1 chromosome 10, fAngAng1.pri, whole genome shotgun sequence genome and encodes:
- the ash2l gene encoding set1/Ash2 histone methyltransferase complex subunit ASH2 isoform X3 — encoded protein: MATEGEGDSAPLVETEAGEGDAAFGDLTTNMDTESSNGKEAMDTAGEGSEAADAQTASGDEDNGRQLGEVELQCALCMKWFTADTFGIDTSTCLAFMTNYVFHCNVCHHSGNTYFLRKQANLKEMCLTALANLTWRSRTQDEHPKTMFSKDKDIIPFIDKYWECMTTRQRPGKLTWPNNIVKTMSKERDVFLVKEHPDPGSKDAEEDYPKFGLLDQDLANIGPSYDNQKQTTSVATPGGLNAVRCVPGGSAFAGALAPGGTGKGRGAKRKQQQQEGGTTGAAKRTRSDPLFSAQRLPPHGYPLEHPFNKDGYRYILAEPDPHAPDPEKLELDCWAGKPIPGDLYRACLYERVLLALHDRAPQLKISDDRLTVTGEKGYSMVRASHGVRKGSWYFEVSIDEMPPDTAARLGWSQPLGNLQAPLGYDKFSYSWRSKKGTRFHQSVGKHYSDGYGQGDILGFFIELPENTETAKALPDTYKDKALIKFKSYLYFEEKDYVDKAEKSLKAVNPSRMIFYKNGVNQGLAYEKLFEGMYFPAISLYRGCTVSVNFGPQFKYPPKDIKYQPMSDMGWGAVIEHTLADMLYHVETEVDGRRSPPWEG
- the ash2l gene encoding set1/Ash2 histone methyltransferase complex subunit ASH2 isoform X5; translation: MATEGEGDSAPLVETEAGEGDAAFGDLTTNMDTESSNGKEAMDTAGEGSEAADAQTASGDEDNGRQLGEVELQCALCMKWFTADTFGIDTSTCLAFMTNYVFHCNVCHHSGNTYFLRKQANLKEMCLTALANLTWRSRTQDEHPKTMFSKDKDIIPFIDKYWECMTTRQRPGKLTWPNNIVKTMSKERDVFLVKEHPDPGSKDAEEDYPKFGLLDQDLANIGPSYDNQKQTTSVATPGGLNGALAPGGTGKGRGAKRKQQQQEGGTTGAAKRTRSDPLFSAQRLPPHGYPLEHPFNKDGYRYILAEPDPHAPDPEKLELDCWAGKPIPGDLYRACLYERVLLALHDRAPQLKISDDRLTVTGEKGYSMVRASHGVRKGSWYFEVSIDEMPPDTAARLGWSQPLGNLQAPLGYDKFSYSWRSKKGTRFHQSVGKHYSDGYGQGDILGFFIELPENTETAKALPDTYKDKALIKFKSYLYFEEKDYVDKAEKSLKAVNPSRMIFYKNGVNQGLAYEKLFEGMYFPAISLYRGCTVSVNFGPQFKYPPKDIKYQPMSDMGWGAVIEHTLADMLYHVETEVDGRRSPPWEG
- the ash2l gene encoding set1/Ash2 histone methyltransferase complex subunit ASH2 isoform X1 encodes the protein MATEGEGDSAPLVETEAGEGDAAFGDLTTNMDTESSNGKEAMDTAGEGSEAADAQTASGDEDNGRQLGEVELQCALCMKWFTADTFGIDTSTCLAFMTNYVFHCNVCHHSGNTYFLRKQANLKEMCLTALANLTWRSRTQDEHPKTMFSKDKDIIPFIDKYWECMTTRQRPGKLTWPNNIVKTMSKERDVFLVKEHPDPGSKDAEEDYPKFGLLDQDLANIGPSYDNQKQTTSVATPGGLNAVRCVPGGSAFAVCDPASTCTRALAPGGTGKGRGAKRKQQQQEGGTTGAAKRTRSDPLFSAQRLPPHGYPLEHPFNKDGYRYILAEPDPHAPDPEKLELDCWAGKPIPGDLYRACLYERVLLALHDRAPQLKISDDRLTVTGEKGYSMVRASHGVRKGSWYFEVSIDEMPPDTAARLGWSQPLGNLQAPLGYDKFSYSWRSKKGTRFHQSVGKHYSDGYGQGDILGFFIELPENTETAKALPDTYKDKALIKFKSYLYFEEKDYVDKAEKSLKAVNPSRMIFYKNGVNQGLAYEKLFEGMYFPAISLYRGCTVSVNFGPQFKYPPKDIKYQPMSDMGWGAVIEHTLADMLYHVETEVDGRRSPPWEG
- the ash2l gene encoding set1/Ash2 histone methyltransferase complex subunit ASH2 isoform X4 — protein: MATEGEGDSAPLVETEAGEGDAAFGDLTTNMDTESSNGKEAMDTAGEGSEAADAQTASGDEDNGRQLGEVELQCALCMKWFTADTFGIDTSTCLAFMTNYVFHCNVCHHSGNTYFLRKQANLKEMCLTALANLTWRSRTQDEHPKTMFSKDKDIIPFIDKYWECMTTRQRPGKLTWPNNIVKTMSKERDVFLVKEHPDPGSKDAEEDYPKFGLLDQDLANIGPSYDNQKQTTSVATPGGLNGGSAFAGALAPGGTGKGRGAKRKQQQQEGGTTGAAKRTRSDPLFSAQRLPPHGYPLEHPFNKDGYRYILAEPDPHAPDPEKLELDCWAGKPIPGDLYRACLYERVLLALHDRAPQLKISDDRLTVTGEKGYSMVRASHGVRKGSWYFEVSIDEMPPDTAARLGWSQPLGNLQAPLGYDKFSYSWRSKKGTRFHQSVGKHYSDGYGQGDILGFFIELPENTETAKALPDTYKDKALIKFKSYLYFEEKDYVDKAEKSLKAVNPSRMIFYKNGVNQGLAYEKLFEGMYFPAISLYRGCTVSVNFGPQFKYPPKDIKYQPMSDMGWGAVIEHTLADMLYHVETEVDGRRSPPWEG